A single window of Methanothermobacter marburgensis str. Marburg DNA harbors:
- a CDS encoding nucleotidyltransferase family protein, with protein sequence MPSEKFLGSVIERDLELIRADAINKPEYGDHASEPGIMADFTEYSPFHRGHRHCMMEARKLRPDALFVAIIPGPLERSGRGVPYIMTRQARAEIAIRAGADIVVEGPPMGVMGSGQYSLCLARMFRALDTDWIPRGYRPVDGFDEVLERIRRGHRVVPRPYRIVDLDTSETVLEGKLEEDNYVIASLAGALGRIGFNFRNRFMFIRRLEGVSGTRIRDAVSRGEIGEVTHMLPPETVEVLEREISEGRAPLHDLRLSTGILRNANSLEIDELKVLNLLDDLTASAIVRKRPYRSLAEVEEAIPPSFSRHHRQRIISVLEAKVHKGLVHKYIENYPSVIRILAFKDKEILEEFKDRIPHRRLEIWQ encoded by the coding sequence ATGCCTTCAGAGAAATTTCTAGGGAGTGTAATTGAGAGGGACCTTGAACTCATCAGGGCGGATGCTATTAATAAACCGGAATACGGTGACCATGCATCTGAACCCGGCATCATGGCAGACTTCACAGAGTACTCCCCCTTTCACAGGGGCCACAGGCACTGCATGATGGAGGCCAGGAAGCTCAGACCAGACGCCCTCTTTGTGGCTATCATACCGGGGCCCCTTGAGAGGAGTGGAAGGGGCGTACCCTACATAATGACCCGCCAGGCAAGGGCAGAGATAGCCATCAGGGCGGGGGCTGATATAGTGGTGGAGGGCCCCCCAATGGGTGTTATGGGTTCAGGTCAGTACTCCCTCTGCCTTGCGAGGATGTTCAGGGCCCTCGATACTGACTGGATACCCCGCGGCTACAGGCCGGTTGATGGATTTGATGAGGTCCTTGAAAGGATCAGAAGGGGCCACAGGGTTGTGCCAAGGCCCTACAGGATAGTGGACCTTGACACCTCTGAGACCGTACTTGAGGGTAAACTTGAGGAGGACAACTATGTCATAGCATCCCTTGCGGGGGCCCTCGGGAGGATTGGATTCAACTTCAGAAACAGGTTCATGTTCATAAGGAGACTTGAGGGTGTGAGCGGAACCAGAATACGGGATGCAGTATCCAGGGGCGAAATTGGTGAAGTCACACATATGCTTCCCCCTGAGACGGTTGAGGTCCTTGAAAGGGAAATCTCGGAGGGAAGGGCACCCCTGCATGATCTGAGGCTCTCGACAGGGATACTCAGAAACGCAAACAGCCTTGAAATTGATGAACTTAAGGTTCTCAACCTCTTGGATGATTTAACAGCATCTGCAATCGTAAGGAAAAGACCATACCGTTCACTTGCTGAGGTCGAGGAGGCCATACCCCCATCATTCAGCAGACACCACAGGCAGCGCATAATCTCGGTTCTTGAGGCAAAGGTTCATAAGGGACTGGTCCATAAATATATAGAAAATTATCCATCTGTAATTCGAATTCTTGCATTTAAGGATAAAGAGATCCTTGAAGAATTTAAGGATAGAATACCACACAGGAGGCTAGAGATATGGCAGTGA
- the pyrC gene encoding dihydroorotase codes for MPVDLFIENCRTERGTFNIGVDDGKIVKITRGRIDASERIDLRGYHVLPGLIDAHVHFRDPGLEYKEDFRTGSMAAAHGGFSTVIDMPNTLPPTDTASEFKRKIQIGERKSIVDFGLHAGYSDPSEVEGILRLDPASFKVFMDSLTLDKVDVLFRRLRDLGSMVPITLHCENREIIMHYCENIGGVEDPYAYSMARPPLAEEVSIAEATALAYHYRHPVHICHLSTGRALRLIEPFREYVTCEVTPHHLLLDSGYLRRFGNLAKTNPPLRSAGSGLSVGDLPDIDIIGTDHAPHTLPEKKRGVWEAPPGIPNLEVVLRVLLTLVSEGRMNISTIRRMLAEGPARIFGLGSKGFIREGMDADFTVVDLRREGEIRADEFYSRAHYTPFEGFRYRGDAVMTIVRGAVVMDDGEVLEGRGRYIACHNQKEHD; via the coding sequence ATGCCAGTTGACCTCTTCATTGAGAACTGCAGAACCGAGAGGGGAACCTTCAATATAGGTGTTGATGATGGTAAGATAGTGAAGATAACCCGTGGGAGAATTGATGCATCTGAGAGGATTGACCTTAGGGGTTATCATGTGCTCCCTGGGCTCATAGATGCCCATGTGCACTTCAGGGACCCTGGGCTGGAGTACAAGGAGGACTTCAGGACAGGTTCAATGGCCGCAGCTCATGGAGGCTTCTCAACAGTTATCGACATGCCCAATACACTTCCACCCACCGACACAGCATCTGAGTTCAAGAGGAAAATACAGATAGGTGAGCGTAAGAGCATAGTTGACTTTGGCCTGCATGCGGGTTACTCTGACCCATCAGAGGTTGAGGGAATACTCAGATTGGATCCGGCCTCATTCAAGGTATTCATGGATTCCCTTACCCTGGATAAGGTTGATGTTCTTTTCAGGAGACTCAGGGATCTTGGATCAATGGTGCCAATCACCCTGCACTGTGAAAACCGTGAAATAATAATGCATTACTGTGAAAATATTGGGGGTGTGGAGGACCCCTACGCCTACTCCATGGCAAGGCCACCCCTCGCAGAGGAGGTCTCGATTGCAGAGGCCACAGCACTCGCATATCATTACAGACACCCGGTCCACATATGTCACCTCAGCACCGGGAGGGCCCTTCGGCTTATTGAACCCTTCAGGGAGTATGTGACCTGTGAGGTTACACCACATCACCTTCTCCTGGACTCAGGGTATCTGAGGAGGTTCGGTAATCTTGCAAAGACTAATCCCCCACTGAGGTCAGCTGGAAGCGGATTATCCGTCGGGGATCTTCCTGATATAGATATAATTGGAACCGACCATGCGCCCCATACACTTCCTGAAAAGAAGAGAGGTGTCTGGGAGGCACCGCCCGGTATACCCAACCTTGAGGTCGTGCTAAGAGTGCTTCTCACTCTGGTTTCAGAGGGCAGGATGAACATTTCAACCATAAGGAGAATGCTGGCTGAGGGGCCTGCGAGGATCTTCGGACTGGGTTCCAAGGGATTCATAAGGGAGGGGATGGATGCTGATTTTACTGTTGTTGACCTTAGGAGGGAGGGAGAGATACGCGCCGATGAATTCTACAGCAGGGCCCATTACACGCCATTTGAGGGTTTCAGGTACAGGGGGGATGCTGTGATGACAATTGTCCGTGGGGCGGTTGTTATGGATGATGGTGAGGTCCTTGAAGGGAGGGGGAGGTATATAGCATGTCACAACCAGAAAGAACATGATTAA
- a CDS encoding CooT family nickel-binding protein, producing MCESNLYSEDGDLLMEDVILIEVLEDGIKATDVLNSTKKFEGKLTRLDLDKHRIYIKQKK from the coding sequence ATGTGTGAATCAAACCTATACTCTGAGGATGGAGACCTCCTAATGGAGGATGTTATACTCATCGAGGTCCTTGAAGATGGAATTAAAGCAACCGATGTCCTCAACTCAACGAAGAAGTTTGAAGGAAAACTCACAAGGCTGGACCTCGATAAACACAGAATTTACATAAAGCAGAAAAAATAA
- the mcrA gene encoding coenzyme-B sulfoethylthiotransferase subunit alpha, which translates to MDEKKLFLKALKKKFEGEDPDEKYTNFYCFGGWEQSARKKEFTEYAKKAAEKRGGIPFYNPDIGVPLGQRKLMAYRVSGTDAYVEGDDLHFVNNAAIQQMVDDIKRTVIVGMDTAHAVLEKRLGVEVTPETINEYMEAINHALPGGAVVQEHMVEVHPGLVEDCYAKIFTGDDNLADELDKRILIDINKEFPEEQAEQLKSYIGNRTYQVNRVPTIVVRTCDGGTVSRWSAMQIGMSFISAYKLCAGEAAIADFSYAAKHADVIEMGTIMPARRARGPNEPGGVAFGTFADIVQTSRVSDDPANVSLEVIAGAAALYDQVWLGSYMSGGVGFTQYATAAYTDDILDDFVYYGMEYVDDKYGICGTKPTMDVVRDISTEVTLYSLEQYEEYPTLLEDHFGGSQRAAVAAAAAGCSTAFATGNSNAGINGWYLSQILHKEAHSRLGFYGYDLQDQCGASNSLSIRSDEGLIHELRGPNYPNYAMNVGHQPEYAGIAQAPHAARGDAFCTNPLIKVAFADKDLAFDFTSPRKSIAAGALREFMPEGERDLIIPAGK; encoded by the coding sequence ATGGATGAAAAGAAACTATTCCTTAAGGCTTTAAAGAAGAAGTTTGAGGGGGAAGACCCTGACGAAAAATATACAAACTTCTACTGCTTCGGCGGATGGGAACAGTCCGCACGTAAAAAAGAATTCACAGAGTACGCCAAGAAGGCAGCAGAGAAGAGGGGCGGAATACCATTCTACAACCCTGACATAGGTGTGCCACTGGGTCAGAGGAAACTCATGGCATACAGGGTTTCAGGAACAGACGCCTACGTTGAAGGTGACGACCTCCACTTCGTGAACAACGCAGCCATCCAGCAGATGGTGGACGACATAAAAAGGACAGTTATAGTGGGTATGGACACCGCACACGCCGTCCTTGAGAAGAGGCTGGGTGTGGAGGTAACCCCTGAGACAATCAACGAGTACATGGAGGCAATCAACCACGCACTCCCAGGCGGTGCCGTGGTCCAGGAGCACATGGTGGAGGTCCACCCGGGACTCGTGGAGGACTGCTACGCCAAGATCTTCACAGGAGACGACAACCTGGCAGATGAACTGGACAAGAGGATACTCATAGACATAAACAAGGAGTTCCCTGAAGAGCAGGCCGAGCAGCTCAAAAGCTACATTGGAAACAGGACATACCAGGTTAACAGGGTCCCAACAATAGTCGTGAGGACCTGTGACGGCGGTACAGTCTCAAGATGGTCTGCAATGCAGATCGGTATGAGTTTCATATCCGCCTACAAACTCTGTGCAGGTGAAGCTGCGATCGCTGACTTCTCATACGCCGCAAAACACGCAGACGTTATCGAGATGGGTACAATAATGCCTGCAAGGAGGGCAAGGGGACCAAACGAGCCAGGTGGAGTTGCCTTCGGAACATTCGCAGACATAGTCCAGACCTCAAGGGTTTCAGATGACCCTGCAAACGTTTCACTTGAGGTCATAGCAGGTGCAGCAGCACTCTACGACCAGGTCTGGCTCGGATCCTACATGTCAGGTGGTGTCGGATTCACCCAGTACGCAACAGCAGCCTACACCGACGACATCCTTGACGACTTCGTCTACTACGGTATGGAGTACGTGGATGACAAGTACGGCATCTGCGGAACTAAACCAACAATGGATGTCGTCAGGGACATCTCAACAGAGGTCACACTCTACAGCCTCGAACAGTACGAGGAATACCCAACCCTCCTGGAGGACCACTTCGGAGGATCACAGAGGGCAGCTGTTGCAGCCGCAGCAGCAGGATGTTCAACAGCCTTTGCAACCGGAAACTCAAACGCAGGTATCAACGGATGGTACCTCAGCCAGATACTCCACAAGGAGGCCCACAGCAGGCTCGGATTCTACGGATACGACCTGCAGGACCAGTGCGGCGCATCCAATTCACTCTCAATCAGGAGCGACGAGGGACTCATACACGAACTCCGTGGACCTAACTATCCGAACTACGCAATGAACGTGGGTCACCAGCCAGAGTACGCTGGTATAGCCCAGGCACCTCACGCTGCAAGGGGAGACGCCTTCTGTACAAACCCACTTATAAAGGTTGCATTTGCAGATAAGGACCTCGCCTTTGACTTCACATCACCAAGGAAGTCAATCGCAGCAGGTGCCCTCAGGGAGTTCATGCCAGAGGGTGAAAGGGACCTCATCATACCAGCTGGAAAATAA
- the mcrG gene encoding coenzyme-B sulfoethylthiotransferase subunit gamma, which translates to MSYKAQYTPGETQIAENRRKHMDPDYEFRKLREVSDEDLVKVLGHRNPGESYKSVHPPLDEMDFEEDIVRDMVEPIQGAKEGVRVRYIQFADSMYNAPAQPYDRARTYMWRYRGVDTGTLSGRQVIEMRELDLEGVSKELVETELFDPATTGIRGATVHGHSLRLDENGLMFDALQRYVFDEEKGHVVYVKDQVGRPLDEPVDMGQPLGEDELKKITTIYRKDNIAMRDDKEAIEVVENIHTGRTLGGFGMDVFKDDLRKRLGDD; encoded by the coding sequence ATGTCTTACAAAGCCCAGTACACTCCTGGAGAAACCCAGATAGCTGAAAACAGAAGAAAACACATGGACCCTGATTACGAATTCCGTAAATTAAGGGAAGTATCAGACGAGGACCTGGTCAAGGTCCTGGGACACAGAAACCCCGGTGAAAGTTACAAGTCAGTGCACCCACCACTGGATGAGATGGACTTCGAGGAGGACATCGTAAGGGACATGGTTGAACCCATACAGGGTGCAAAGGAAGGTGTGAGGGTCAGGTACATCCAGTTTGCAGACTCCATGTACAATGCACCTGCCCAGCCCTATGACAGGGCAAGGACCTACATGTGGAGGTACCGTGGTGTTGACACAGGTACGCTCTCAGGAAGGCAGGTCATTGAGATGAGGGAACTTGACCTTGAGGGAGTCTCAAAGGAACTGGTGGAAACCGAGCTCTTTGACCCTGCAACAACCGGTATAAGGGGTGCAACAGTTCACGGACACTCCCTGAGGCTCGATGAAAACGGTCTAATGTTCGACGCCCTCCAGAGGTACGTCTTCGATGAGGAGAAGGGCCATGTGGTCTACGTCAAGGACCAGGTAGGAAGGCCCCTTGACGAGCCAGTGGACATGGGCCAGCCCCTCGGTGAGGATGAACTCAAGAAGATCACCACAATCTACAGGAAGGACAACATCGCTATGAGGGATGATAAAGAGGCAATTGAGGTTGTTGAAAACATACACACCGGCCGTACCCTGGGCGGATTCGGTATGGACGTATTCAAGGATGACCTAAGAAAAAGGCTAGGTGATGATTAA
- the mcrD gene encoding methyl-coenzyme M reductase operon protein D: protein MPETGFVDVKIFPQRLLKPETVEKLLNSIYALEGIVRVLVHGPSIPDRVYYGPARGTEVKHSDRRRIRVRGEEVELRVKVGELIVGILPEALEDNMEKIDEILREVLPCPYKLFIGAFTKKDITISDYLKYGLNFEDKIDPRIIGMADPSSRVKDTVINIK, encoded by the coding sequence ATGCCAGAAACAGGATTCGTCGATGTGAAGATATTTCCCCAGAGGCTCCTGAAACCGGAAACCGTTGAGAAACTGCTGAACAGCATCTACGCCCTTGAGGGTATAGTCAGGGTACTGGTTCATGGACCGTCGATACCCGACAGGGTTTACTATGGACCTGCAAGGGGCACAGAGGTTAAACACAGTGACCGGAGAAGAATAAGGGTGCGTGGAGAGGAGGTTGAACTCCGCGTTAAGGTCGGAGAGCTCATAGTCGGGATACTCCCGGAGGCCCTGGAGGATAACATGGAGAAAATCGATGAAATCCTGAGGGAAGTGCTCCCCTGTCCCTATAAGCTATTCATAGGTGCCTTCACAAAGAAGGACATCACCATATCCGATTACCTCAAATACGGTCTCAACTTTGAGGACAAAATCGACCCCAGGATAATAGGTATGGCTGATCCAAGTTCAAGGGTGAAGGACACCGTTATTAACATAAAATGA
- the mcrB gene encoding coenzyme-B sulfoethylthiotransferase subunit beta, with the protein MPMYEDRIDLYGADGKLLEEDVPLEAISPLKNPTIANLVSDVKRSVAVNLAGIEGSLRKAALGGKSNFIPGREVELPIVENAEAIAEKVKKLVQTSEDDDTNIRLINNGQQILVQVPTTRMGVAADYTVSALVTGAAVVQAIIDEFDVDMFDANAVKTAVMGRYPQTVDFTGANLSTLLGPPVLLEGLGYGLRNIMANHVVAITRKNTLNASALSSILEQTAMFETGDAVGAFERMHLLGLAYQGLNANNLLFDLVKENGKGTVGTVIASLVERAVEDGVVKVAREMNSGYKVYEPADWALWNAYAATGLLAATIVNVGAARAAQGVASTVLYYNDILEYETGLPGVDFGRAMGTAVGFSFFSHSIYGGGGPGIFHGNHVVTRHSKGFALPCVAAAMCLDAGTQMFSVEKTSGLIGSVYSEIDYFREPIVNVAKGAAEVKDQL; encoded by the coding sequence ATGCCAATGTATGAAGACAGAATAGATCTCTATGGGGCAGATGGTAAGCTCCTTGAGGAGGATGTTCCTCTTGAAGCCATAAGCCCCCTTAAGAACCCGACAATAGCAAACCTGGTAAGCGACGTGAAGAGGTCAGTTGCGGTGAACCTCGCCGGAATCGAGGGAAGCCTCAGGAAGGCAGCCCTTGGAGGAAAGTCCAACTTCATCCCGGGAAGGGAAGTTGAACTGCCAATCGTTGAAAACGCAGAGGCAATCGCTGAAAAGGTCAAAAAACTCGTCCAGACCTCAGAGGACGACGACACAAACATACGCCTCATAAACAACGGCCAGCAGATCCTGGTACAGGTCCCAACAACAAGGATGGGTGTAGCAGCAGACTACACCGTCTCAGCACTTGTCACAGGGGCAGCAGTTGTACAGGCAATCATCGACGAATTCGACGTGGACATGTTCGATGCAAATGCAGTTAAAACAGCTGTAATGGGAAGATACCCACAGACAGTGGACTTCACAGGAGCCAACCTCTCAACACTCCTCGGACCACCTGTGCTCCTTGAGGGACTTGGATACGGTCTCAGGAACATAATGGCAAACCACGTCGTTGCCATCACAAGAAAGAACACACTCAACGCATCAGCACTATCATCCATACTCGAACAGACAGCAATGTTCGAAACAGGTGACGCTGTCGGGGCATTCGAAAGGATGCACCTCCTTGGACTTGCATACCAGGGACTCAACGCCAACAACCTTCTCTTTGACCTGGTTAAGGAGAACGGTAAGGGCACAGTAGGTACAGTAATAGCTTCACTGGTGGAAAGGGCAGTTGAGGACGGAGTCGTTAAAGTGGCCAGGGAGATGAACTCAGGCTACAAGGTCTACGAACCAGCCGACTGGGCACTATGGAATGCCTACGCAGCAACAGGACTCCTTGCAGCAACAATAGTCAACGTGGGAGCAGCAAGGGCAGCCCAGGGCGTTGCATCAACAGTGCTCTACTACAACGACATCCTTGAATACGAAACAGGACTCCCGGGCGTGGACTTCGGAAGGGCCATGGGTACAGCAGTGGGATTCTCATTCTTCAGCCACTCCATCTATGGTGGAGGAGGTCCAGGTATATTCCACGGAAACCACGTCGTAACAAGGCACAGTAAGGGATTCGCCCTCCCATGCGTGGCTGCAGCCATGTGTCTTGACGCAGGAACACAGATGTTCTCAGTTGAAAAGACATCAGGACTCATAGGATCAGTTTACAGCGAAATAGACTACTTCAGAGAACCAATAGTCAACGTTGCAAAAGGTGCTGCAGAGGTAAAGGACCAGTTATAG
- the mvhB gene encoding polyferredoxin protein MvhB yields MIVVNKEDCIRCGACQGTCPTAAIEVTPEDVIYCDICGGEPKCVDACPTGALKIEDLVVDEAGNTQGRIVFNPDKCNECGDCVEVCPPQILKLDEGKVKKIPLQGFCVMCQKCVDICPVGVIGVEGIKEPAKVELEIEGPIFIADCVGCGMCVPECPVDAITLEKVGGVIEIDEDTCIKCGVCAQTCPWNAVYISGKKPEKRAKEIRKFELDEEACIGCNTCVEACPGDFIVPKSSNLTVELPAICTACGLCEQLCPVDAIDLDVELGPAKPASEEGLVWDEGKCDFIGACANICPNDAIRVVTREGMKLPDNEKVDEEPSFAMCTRCGACTMACPKGALSLVDMDKVIDGEVVKRKRVQYNPALCDQCGDCIEACPYDMLKLTDEKVPLKGFCILCDQCIPACPKGALSLK; encoded by the coding sequence ATGATAGTTGTCAACAAAGAGGACTGCATAAGGTGTGGTGCCTGCCAGGGGACCTGCCCTACCGCAGCCATTGAGGTAACACCGGAGGATGTTATCTACTGTGACATCTGCGGCGGGGAACCCAAGTGTGTCGATGCCTGCCCAACAGGCGCCCTCAAAATTGAGGATCTGGTGGTTGACGAGGCTGGTAACACACAGGGCAGGATAGTTTTCAACCCTGACAAGTGCAATGAGTGCGGGGACTGCGTGGAGGTCTGCCCTCCACAGATCCTCAAACTTGACGAGGGTAAGGTCAAAAAGATTCCGCTTCAGGGATTCTGTGTCATGTGCCAGAAGTGCGTTGACATCTGCCCTGTGGGTGTCATAGGCGTTGAGGGCATAAAGGAACCAGCAAAGGTTGAACTGGAAATCGAGGGGCCCATATTCATTGCTGACTGTGTTGGCTGTGGAATGTGTGTCCCCGAATGCCCTGTGGATGCCATAACCCTTGAAAAGGTGGGTGGAGTCATAGAGATCGATGAGGACACCTGCATAAAGTGTGGTGTCTGTGCACAGACCTGTCCCTGGAACGCTGTCTACATCTCAGGCAAAAAACCAGAGAAGAGGGCCAAGGAAATCAGGAAATTCGAACTGGATGAGGAGGCATGTATAGGCTGCAACACCTGTGTTGAGGCATGCCCCGGTGACTTCATAGTTCCAAAGTCATCAAACCTTACAGTTGAACTTCCAGCCATCTGTACAGCCTGCGGATTATGTGAACAGCTCTGTCCAGTGGATGCCATAGACCTTGATGTGGAACTCGGACCCGCCAAACCTGCAAGTGAAGAGGGCCTTGTCTGGGATGAAGGAAAATGTGACTTCATCGGTGCATGCGCCAACATATGCCCCAACGATGCAATAAGGGTTGTAACCAGGGAGGGCATGAAGCTCCCTGACAATGAGAAGGTGGATGAGGAGCCATCATTTGCCATGTGTACACGCTGCGGTGCATGTACCATGGCCTGTCCAAAGGGAGCCCTCAGCCTTGTGGATATGGACAAGGTCATTGATGGTGAGGTTGTCAAGAGGAAGAGGGTCCAGTACAATCCTGCCCTCTGTGACCAGTGCGGTGACTGTATAGAGGCCTGTCCATACGACATGCTGAAACTCACCGATGAGAAGGTTCCACTCAAAGGGTTCTGTATACTCTGTGACCAGTGCATACCCGCCTGTCCGAAGGGTGCACTGTCACTGAAATAA
- the mvhA gene encoding F420-non-reducing hydrogenase subunit MvhA: protein MVKLTMEPVTRIEGHAKITVHLDDAGNVEDTRLHVMEFRGFEKFLQGRPIEEAPRIVPRICGICDVQHHLAAAKAVDACFGFEPDDVLPAAYKMREIMNWGSYMHSHGLHFYFLAAPDFIAGKDRKTRNVFQIIKDAPDVALQAIELRKNALEIVRATGGRPIHPTSSTPGGISTELDDETQKDLLQKAQRNVELAEATLELAVPIFEENIDLVNSLGNIETYHTGLVKNGVWDVYDGIVRIKDKEGNLFREFKPADYADTIAEHVKPYSWLKFPYIKDLGYPDGVYRVSPLSRLNVADKMPDAAPKAQDYFKEFQDKFGYAQQTLLYHWARLIEVLACAECAADALEGDLSGEKFPDSLERQAGDGVGIVEAPRGTLTHHYTCDENGLITKANIVVATIQNNPAMEMGIQKVAQDYIKPGVEVDDKIFNLMEMVIRAYDPCLSCATHTIDSQMRLATLEVYDSEGDLVKRI, encoded by the coding sequence ATGGTTAAACTCACAATGGAACCTGTGACCCGTATTGAAGGTCACGCCAAGATTACCGTACACCTTGATGATGCAGGTAATGTTGAGGACACAAGGCTCCATGTTATGGAATTCCGTGGATTCGAAAAGTTCCTCCAGGGAAGACCCATAGAGGAAGCCCCAAGGATAGTTCCAAGGATCTGCGGTATCTGTGACGTGCAGCACCACCTGGCAGCCGCAAAGGCTGTTGACGCCTGCTTTGGATTCGAACCTGACGATGTCCTTCCTGCAGCCTACAAGATGAGGGAGATCATGAACTGGGGCTCATACATGCACTCCCATGGTCTGCACTTCTACTTCCTTGCAGCCCCTGACTTCATAGCAGGTAAGGACAGAAAGACAAGGAACGTCTTCCAGATAATAAAGGACGCCCCTGATGTTGCTCTTCAGGCCATAGAGTTACGTAAAAATGCTCTGGAAATCGTCAGGGCCACAGGCGGAAGGCCAATTCACCCAACCTCCTCAACACCAGGAGGTATATCAACAGAACTGGACGATGAAACACAGAAGGACCTCCTTCAGAAGGCCCAGAGGAACGTTGAACTGGCAGAGGCCACCCTGGAACTTGCAGTTCCAATATTCGAGGAGAACATTGACCTCGTGAACTCACTGGGCAACATCGAGACATACCACACAGGTCTTGTTAAAAACGGCGTATGGGACGTCTACGATGGTATAGTGAGGATAAAGGACAAGGAAGGAAACCTGTTCAGGGAGTTCAAACCAGCAGACTACGCTGACACCATCGCTGAACATGTTAAACCATACTCCTGGCTCAAATTCCCATACATAAAGGACCTTGGATACCCTGATGGTGTCTACCGTGTCTCACCACTCTCAAGGCTCAACGTCGCAGATAAGATGCCTGATGCAGCTCCAAAGGCACAGGATTACTTCAAGGAGTTCCAGGACAAATTTGGATACGCACAGCAGACACTCCTGTACCACTGGGCAAGGCTCATAGAAGTCCTCGCATGTGCCGAATGTGCAGCCGATGCACTTGAAGGAGACCTATCCGGAGAAAAATTCCCTGATTCACTTGAAAGGCAGGCAGGCGACGGTGTGGGTATAGTTGAGGCACCAAGGGGAACACTCACACACCACTACACCTGTGATGAGAACGGCCTCATAACCAAGGCAAACATCGTGGTTGCAACAATCCAGAACAACCCTGCCATGGAGATGGGTATCCAGAAGGTTGCCCAGGACTACATCAAACCTGGTGTTGAAGTGGATGATAAGATATTCAACCTCATGGAGATGGTCATAAGGGCATACGACCCATGTCTCTCCTGCGCAACACACACCATTGACAGTCAGATGAGACTTGCCACCTTGGAAGTATACGACAGTGAAGGCGACCTTGTAAAAAGGATCTAA
- the mvhG gene encoding F420-non-reducing hydrogenase subunit MvhG, whose protein sequence is MAEKIKIGTMWLGGCSGCHLSIADFHEKLLDVMEHADFEFSPVLMDTKYDEIPELDVVVIEGGIVNDENREFAEELREKAKFVISYGTCAVYGGIPGLRNLWDKDEVIEEAYINSITTPNEEGVIPSEDVPHLEGRVKPLGEVIDVDFEVPGCPPRSDVAAEVVMALLKGEEIELPSTNLCEVCPREKPPEGLAMDFIKRQFEVGKPEDDLCLIPQGLICMGPATVSICGAECPSIAIPCRGCYGPTARVEDQGAKMISAIASDYKVEEDKTVDPEEVAEQLDDIVGTFYTFTLPAALIPMKIKKEGK, encoded by the coding sequence ATGGCTGAAAAAATAAAGATCGGAACAATGTGGCTTGGAGGATGCTCCGGCTGTCACCTGTCCATTGCAGACTTCCATGAAAAGCTCCTTGATGTCATGGAACACGCTGACTTCGAGTTCAGCCCTGTTTTAATGGACACAAAATACGATGAAATCCCTGAACTCGATGTTGTGGTCATTGAGGGAGGAATCGTAAACGATGAAAACAGGGAATTCGCAGAGGAACTAAGGGAAAAGGCCAAATTTGTCATAAGTTACGGTACATGTGCTGTATACGGCGGCATACCAGGTCTCAGGAACCTCTGGGACAAGGATGAGGTCATAGAGGAAGCCTACATCAACTCCATAACAACACCAAACGAAGAGGGCGTCATACCATCTGAAGACGTACCACACCTTGAGGGAAGGGTCAAACCACTGGGTGAAGTCATAGACGTTGACTTTGAAGTTCCAGGATGCCCACCAAGGTCAGATGTTGCTGCTGAGGTCGTTATGGCACTCCTCAAAGGTGAAGAAATAGAACTGCCAAGCACAAACCTCTGTGAAGTCTGCCCAAGGGAAAAACCACCAGAAGGCCTTGCAATGGACTTCATAAAGAGGCAGTTCGAGGTTGGTAAACCAGAGGATGACCTCTGTCTCATACCACAGGGACTCATCTGCATGGGCCCAGCAACTGTATCAATCTGCGGTGCAGAGTGCCCAAGCATAGCCATACCATGCCGTGGCTGCTATGGTCCAACAGCACGTGTCGAGGACCAGGGTGCCAAAATGATAAGTGCCATAGCCTCTGACTACAAGGTCGAAGAGGACAAAACCGTCGACCCTGAGGAAGTGGCTGAACAGCTGGATGACATTGTTGGAACATTCTACACATTCACACTTCCAGCAGCACTCATACCAATGAAAATAAAGAAGGAGGGTAAATAG